Within Coffea arabica cultivar ET-39 chromosome 4e, Coffea Arabica ET-39 HiFi, whole genome shotgun sequence, the genomic segment TCTTCAATAGCTGGTTTCTTGAAACCCAAATAACTACCAACGAAAACTAATGGAACTGAAATGCCGAACCACAAACACACAAGAGCAAACATAGTCCCAAAGGGAACTGCTCCGGAAGATTTCTCCCCCCAAATGAGAGCATTCAGAACAAAGAAGACAGCAAAAAGAATACCGGGAAACATAAATGCCGTCTTCAGGGTATTCCTCTTCCACTCTGTTCCCTTAAACATTTTATACAAACGAGCTGAGAAATAGCCAGCAAATAAGCCCATAAAAACCCAAAGGAGAACCATGGCTGTCATTAGTCCACCTCTGTTTGAAGGTGATAAAAAACCTAGCAGTGCAAATATCATAGTCACAAGTGTCATCGCAAAGACCTGAACACCAGTTCCCACATACACACACAGTAAGCCAGAATTTATGGGTGCCCTGAAAACATCTCCATGAACAAGTTTCCATCCTGTTTCTTCCTGAGCTTCATCCTGTGTTTCCAACTGATTATAGTTAGCAATATCTCTGTACAGAGTTCTCATCATGATCATGGCAACCATCCCAGAAAGGAAGAGGACAATCATCAAAGAGTTTATGATGGAAAACCAGTGGATCTGATCGTCATTCATGAGAAGGTAAGTATCCCAACGAGATGCCCACTTAATATCACTTTCCTGAAAGGATAAAGGAGTATACACACGAACTGAGAAGCAGCTAAGATGGATTAACATCAATCAACAAGGGTTTTACCAATACGTACCTTGAAAGTAACATCATATGTAAAAACCACCTCCTTATTTGTATCTACTTCCTGTGGAACAGTACTTCCTTGAACTAGATTTTTGGTGTTCTGGTTGCACGTAGACACCTGTGGATTCTTCTCATCCCACTCCTTATACTCATGATTAATGCTGTAATTATAAGCTGAGTCAGGCGTAGCCAGCTCTAAACAATCAAAAGCTACACTCCATCCTAAACTGATCATCAACATGCTCTATTTCCAATAAAGATTCCAGTATTATAAATTAGTATTTGACAATGTTCATTTTTCTGAACTTTGATAGGTATGCTGGAACAACAGGAAGCAATTATATGAACCAGGAAGACGAAAATGTTTAAAACAGAAAGGGCAGTTAGAATGCAGAAACCTGTTTGGGGTGACTTCAAAACCAACAATCCGTGCAGAATCCATTTCCTGGTCTTTATGGTACATGACTTTAAAGCTTAAGTGGTTATTGATAAAATACTTCTCTTCTTTACTCTGTacaaagccagaaaatgcacAAAATGTCATACAAAATTTCATTCATCAAGCATTACAAAGAGCTGCTCAACGCACTAACCCCTGCATAATTCCCCTTGAACCCAACACGGAAGCCATGTTCATATGTGGTTGACGGACTTCCATCACGCCTTTGTCTAATAACAGCAACTGGAAGGTTATCCAGAATCCTGCAGTACATTGCAGAAACAAACACAGAATAAACTAGGACAACAAACTACGATTCTCATTTAAAGCGTCTATTAAAgtattgagaaaagaaaaacccatGGGAAGAACATACATGTTCACCCTATAttcatcatcaattttttctttgaaattcttAGCAGCTTCAGCATCAAGCTTCATTCGACAAGCCACCTTGCATGGTGTCTCATGCCTCATTTCAAACTGGTTCACAAGGCAATGACCCCAATTAGCATGGCTAAACACGATCATTCAGAAAAATACTCCACAAATAAAGTCTAAAAGAAGCCACAATCCAGAACAAGAAGGAAACTGCAAGTTACTTACTTTATAAACTGAGTTCTCTATGCGGTCACCTCGAAGGACCTCCCCTAAGTTTTCTGCACTGTTCTCAATAGTTTCTGGTTTGCAGTACTTCAAGTAGTAGTAGTCATAAGGAAGTTGCGTCTTTGTAGAAGACAGCTTGTTCACTTTAACGAAAAGCCTGTCACCCTGTTCaacaggaaaggaaaaaaaaaacacacacacacacacacaactcCCTTGTTAGTGAAAGAGCAAGATAGCCTCAAGAAACACACAAAATGGAATAACCAAAGCTCAAGTGAGGCAACACATTCTCCATCAAGAAACTTCCTCTGAAATGGTTGAATAGCTAAACCACGATCCAAAATCTAATATTTGTAAGGATAAAAACACGAGCATGTAATACTGCCGAGGTAAAATCACAATAATGTTCTCAGTCCCACTCCCCAGACCATAAGCTCAAATAAACAAAATGTCAACGTGGAATTCAAGGTTAGAACCCAATAAGCACAAGTTATGCAAAAGCAATTCTATATCATGAGCCATAATGCATCAAAAGTTGTACAATTTTCTTTTAACACACTCGTCATACAAGATACTTGGGATGACTCGACTCTACAGTGAATTACTATCAAATTCAATCAAGATCACACCAATATTTACAATCTAAATTCCCGGTTATAAATCAGTTTCTGATTCATCAATCCTCGTTAGAAGAGAAATGCCAATAGCACATTGGCTGACAAGAATCAATAAGTTCATAGCACAAAGCAGCAAAAATTCAACTGTAGAAAACTCGGAAAAGCATGAATATTAAAGTCATCTCTAACATAGTGTTGCAATGATCAGTTCATCATAACCACATATGCCCACAACAGAAACAAACTAAAATGGCAATAACTGCTCTGAAAAAACCTAGATCCAAAACCAATTGTGATAGGACATATCCAAATCCCAACCCTAGATCCAAATCCTCACTGATTGGAGGCTCAATCAAACTTAAAAGAGTTTAGCTCAGCTTCGAAATTCTAAAATCACCAATTCAGCCTATTTCCCACAAATTGCCGAAATTATCAGAAGATCTAAAGACCAATAGATATCACCGACTAAGTTCAGCAGCAAAGATATATACGTCACTCCAccagtgtgtgtgtgtgcgtgagtgtgtgtgtgagagacaGAGAGAGGTGTTTACTGTCTGGAAATCACGAGGAGCAACGCCAGGAAGATAGAAGGAGTGAGCGGATGAGGTGAGGAAGATGACGACGATGAACAATGGCACAACCCGACCCGGGTTTCGGTGACCCATTTTTCCCCCGATTGGGATGCAATGTCAGATCCTcggagaaaaagaaggaaagagcGTTCAGGCAAGGCAGAAGAGATTATATATTATAGAGAGAGGCGACAATTCGgctccatttttcccctttcccctcctTCTCTCTTACGTCATTAAATTAAATTTACAGCAGTAGCgggtaattattattattattttcttggtGATTTTCTTCTTTCCATTTTATCTATCCTTTTTTCAATTaaagaaagaatgatttgaGCACCCTCTATTTCTTAAAAGAAATTATTAGAATATACTACTAATAAACAGTTTTATGCTTGTTACAGTTGTGAAAACACATAGCTAAGCTAAACGTTGTTGCATGCTCCGCCATTCAGTGTGATTTGTTCTTACAcaagtggttttttttttttttttttaagatagaATAAGTAACATTGAAAGAATAAATTTAAAAGactaatacattttttttatactaACATTTAAAAGATTAATACCTGAAGCACCCCATACTGCACATTGAACATATAATGTGAgtaatattccaaataatatacGAAATTATGAGTGAAAATGGTTGGCAACTTAGACTAAAGTCAAAATACTACTTTCACCGTCATATAAataaagagtaaatcttatatacactaacagCGTATACActagaagtggcaaaatggattcatatccaccaatccatccatataaaccaaccttaaatgg encodes:
- the LOC140005868 gene encoding transmembrane 9 superfamily member 7-like; its protein translation is MGHRNPGRVVPLFIVVIFLTSSAHSFYLPGVAPRDFQTGDRLFVKVNKLSSTKTQLPYDYYYLKYCKPETIENSAENLGEVLRGDRIENSVYKFEMRHETPCKVACRMKLDAEAAKNFKEKIDDEYRVNMILDNLPVAVIRQRRDGSPSTTYEHGFRVGFKGNYAGSKEEKYFINNHLSFKVMYHKDQEMDSARIVGFEVTPNSINHEYKEWDEKNPQVSTCNQNTKNLVQGSTVPQEVDTNKEVVFTYDVTFKESDIKWASRWDTYLLMNDDQIHWFSIINSLMIVLFLSGMVAMIMMRTLYRDIANYNQLETQDEAQEETGWKLVHGDVFRAPINSGLLCVYVGTGVQVFAMTLVTMIFALLGFLSPSNRGGLMTAMVLLWVFMGLFAGYFSARLYKMFKGTEWKRNTLKTAFMFPGILFAVFFVLNALIWGEKSSGAVPFGTMFALVCLWFGISVPLVFVGSYLGFKKPAIEDPVKTNKIPRQIPEQAWYMKPIFSILIGGILPFGAVFIELFFILTSIWLNQFYYIFGFLFIVFVILIITCAEITIVLCYFQLCSEDYHWWWRAYLTAGSSSLYLFLYSVFYFFTKLEITKLVSGILYFGYMLIASYAFFVLTGTIGFYACFWFVRKIYSSVKID